Genomic DNA from Magnolia sinica isolate HGM2019 chromosome 4, MsV1, whole genome shotgun sequence:
CTACTCATAtggaaattccactagcgtgagtgtgtgtgtaaaaaaataaaaaataaaaaaataaaaaaataaaaaacggtATCCAACCATTAATAATCGACCGTAGGTTTCAAGTTCCGGCGAGATCTTGAAATATAGAAAGGCAACAAAAATGGAAGTTCAACTTGTGGTCTCGTAGCACTGTAACTGTACCGGTGCTTACCTCATTCTGGAATTTATTTATGAGTTCGCTCTGCCTCTGTTGTGGTTCAGTATCTTGGCTTAGTCCTCACCTAGTGGGGCCCTCATTCTGAGATGATACAATTATTTGAAACCGTCCATATCCTCTTTAATACTATAAATAAGGCAATACCTGATAATCACGCTTCAGTGATAATTCTAAACTTTGATTTTTATAGGTGAATGCGAGTCATTGAAAGTTTTCCTTTTTAGTGTTTGAATTCCTCTATATGTATTGATCGTTATAACCATCCTTCTAGTATAGAACTATAGTAGTACTATTAAAATTAAATATTTGGaaacatggacggttcggatcgtgGGATATCTCAGCGTGTGAGCCGCAGTGAGTGGCGATGGACAGTTGTTAGTCAGTCGCAACAGAGGCATAATTAACTCTTtcataaaaagagagggagagaaacgcTGCCGGGAATCGGGTCGGTGTAACGCATGGGGCTGCGCGGCGCCACGTGTCGTGTGTGCGCCCAGCTGGGAAATAAGTGGGGTCGGTTTGACCGGTCAATGAGTCGATCTTCCTCTCTCGTAAATTGTCTAAGCGAGAGGCCCTGCAGTCATGTGGGAGGACGATGTGCGTGTAGTTCACAACTTCTTATATGGTGGTGACTCATACACTGCAGTATGCACGTACGTCAACTACAAAAAGATCATGCAAGTCGTGGGCCCCAAAAGGTTGCGGCGTATGGAGAAATCGTCAATTAATAGGTCATAACAATACAATTGCTGGTTCAGTGGACACAGAATGAGCGGTTGAAAACAAAATTGTCAGCAGTCAATGGTTAAGATCGTCTGATCGTAGGACACGCAGCAGCACGTGGGGTGTTTTTCATTCACCCCCCGCATGTACAGTGGACGAGTCACCGGCATTTAGGAAAGTTAGAAGACGCACACACtagaaaatatttaatataaaatattttttcaaGGCGTGTGTAACATGGCCTGCGTGGATTTAGACTGACACAAGTCCCGCGTCAGAGGCTCCAAAACACGCATTTTCCTCTTGAGGTTCGCTCGAATACACACCGACGTATTGCATTATTGTACATCGGTACTTCTTCTTTTGAATCTAGataatcttccaatgatccaaaccgttgatacgatGAGCCTCAACTTGAATGGTAAATATATGACAAATGAGAATTTTAGATTGTCTATTTCAACGTTATGAAATTTGGATCTCTTGCTTTGAAAAGGAAAGGTCACCGTTGCCTTAAATTCAAAGCGCTGAAACATTCAatctaaaaaaattttggggaGCAAACCCATTTACCTCGAGTCCAGGAGGGGCAGAATCGTCTAAAGCCACTGTTTTACGCACCCCGTAAGACTCCTAAGCTCTGTGTCGTCCAACATGTTGGAtatgtaaatctactccgtccatcgcgTACGAAACTTTATTTTATAGGCAGAGACAAAATATCAGCCTAAGTTTAAAagtaaaatgggccacaccagtgaGAAAATTGTAAAATTGCTACTAAAACCTCTAAGGCTGGCATGAGTTTTGGGTCAGGAAGATTTCTATATATTCACTCCATCATAGTGAGTTAGACCTGATTagtgggtttgatgaaagatacacaccctGGTGGACCTACAAACAAGTCTATGTTTGGCATATCATTGCCATTGTTCTCtgcgatgtggcccacatgagttgtggatctgggttttgttttttttttttttttgttaacctCAGATCTTAGAACTGAGGATAGAATCTGACgaacggaatggattttacaaaacaactggtggaccccacagagctgaGATGTTTTACGTGCTGGGTAAAACCGGTGTTGCAGGGGATTCCGGTCGACACCCAGGGAGCGGACAGTATGGCGTATCTTTACAagggattctctctctctctctctctctcccctcacaaACCCTCTATTTAAAAaggaccctctctctctctctctctctctctctctctctctctctcctcacaaACCCTCTATTTAAAAAGGACCCCAGCCCATTTCTTTCTCCCATGCACTTGTCTTCCTGACCCCAACACTACTTGTGTTGCCTGTcctcccgctctctctctctctctctctctctctctctggacccTACCAccctttccttctttccttaagTTGTCTTCCCTCCATCCCTTCTATTTCTTACAACTTGTCCCTGACATTTCTCTCCATCTCAAATTCTCCCTCCATACCTCTTCCTATCTTCCACTACAATAATTACAGGCACCCACATACACACCCCATTCCTTCAAAGATGTCTAGCCGCAGGTCATCACGCTCCAGGCAATCCAGCACCTCTCGGATCACAGACGATCAGATCATCGATCTCGTCTCCAAATTACAAGCTCTGCTACCAGAGATCCGCGACAGACGCACCGACAGGGTATGTTGCCTTCCTCATTTTTCATTCATGAACAATAAAATCCCAATCACTAGGGTGATCTCATCCACATGATCGAAAATGACCCACCACTTACTAAATTCTGATTGGGCGTAGGTATCGGCGTCGAAGGTGTTGCAAGATACATGCAATTACATAAGGAGCTTGCATAGAGAGGTTGACGATCTTAGCGAAAGGTTATCGGAGTTATTGGCTACGACGGACAGCGCCCAGGCCGCGATAATTAGGAGTCTACTAATGTAATAaagctttctttcttttcttcttcatttctctccttccttctttcttcttcttttttagggTTGGATTGGATTCCAAGACATCCCTTTGCTAAAAGAACATGTAGTAATCTAAGTCATATAATAAAAAGCACTTGCAGTTAGGAAGTCCTTAATCTCAGTTTAGTCACTTAATTATCGTTAACATATAATAATGAGGTCAGAAAGATGTCATGTGTCCGATGCTAAAAGCCACTTTATTATGGATTTgattataggaaaaaaaaaaatcataagggTTGATTGAGACACTTCCCTCTCTTGTaatttgactctctctctctctctctctctctctctctctctctctctctatgtttgTCTTTGTGTGGGTGTCATTTCATTATCACAATAATATGAGCCCTAACAGTGGTTTTTTTAACCTTTCACAAGGTTAGCTCTATCATTGGTGAATTTGATCATTGACCCATGTGGGCAATGGGCCATCTTAATGTACGGCCTCCTTTTAGACAGGCCATGGGCAATGGACCATCCTAATGTACTGCGTCCTTTCAGACAGGCGAATGCCTAAGCCCCAGCTTGGAGCAGCCACATCTTGGTACCCAAACGATGTTCTTTGATTGGACACACAAGGCAAATTTACCCTACTCCCATCTTTTTCAGCTGAAATTGCATGGGCCATCCCATTGTTGGGTATTTTAGGACCTTTTCTCATGGTTCAGACCATTCTATCAATCTGGGTTACCAAAGAGTTCGGAAGCTTGGATCAGTAAGTGCATTGGCTGGTACATTCCAGTGGCGAAAGCTAGCACACTTCTACATGGGGATGTTAGAATGGAAATGGTGAATTGGAGGGAGCTGAGCAACATAGATTTGAGACCCGTTAGTCTCTGAAAATTTCAATTAGATGGAATGCAAAACCATCTTATTTGGAATTTTCGAGAGATATCCTTCAACTTGAAGAAGTACTAACCAACTTGTGAATGAGTCTCCTAGTGGCCTAAATTCCACAGTTACTGCACTAAATTGAAGCGACATTGTACAATGTATTGCACCAAAATGCCTTGCAAGGTATATATaaagcatagtttaaaaactaTACTGGAATCGCAGACTCGTGAAAAACTCGATCATCTCAAATCTGAGTCAAAACTCGAGAAACACTCAACTTGATTAACTAAAACTCAACAAAACTCGACTTGGCAcaaaatgatattatttatatattagttACAGTCTCTAAATATTAACTGGCACAAGCTTTCAAGTTGACTCGACGTGACAGgtttcaagctgagtcgagtttTCATGCTTTTAAACTATAGTTAATTTAAAGATCtaatcttccatccaaacatttAGAAGCTGATTGTCATTTTACAGTATAAATGGTTCCGACCCATGTGATTGAAAAAGCTTTTAGTATGAGCCGAGCAGAAGAAAATACTGAGAGTTTTACTAGTAAGGCTGCAACTAGGTTCAGTTGTCAACCTGAACCCTCAGGTCAGGTTGTGATTGGAAAACTCCAACTCGATTTGAAATTGAGTTGGGTTAGAGTTTAGCAAATCCAAGTCGATCGAGTTGGGAATAATCAAATGCATTTGGGTGAGGTCGGGTCACATCATGGTTAAACATAGATGAATttgagttgggtcaggttggtcaCCTCAGGTCGGCACTGAGGTCGGAGCAGGCTGCATgtcgggtcctcttgaggtcatgTCTAGCTCGAGCTGTTCCCCAGCCGGACCCAATCCATCCAAGTTACACTCTATTTACTTGAGATTTATGTCGGAGTGGAGAGGAAAATTATTTCAGTGTCTTATTCAATAACAGAATAAAAAGGCCTATTCTTCCATTGGAAGTGTGGTAAACCGTTGATGCGAAATTCTGCAGCTCCGTTATGTATGTGAACTTGATATGGAACCGAATCCATTACCGCAACCCTTATAAACAAGGGCATTAAATAGAgaagctctttggggcccaccatgttgtcacatatacatcatggtgggccataaacaTGGGTTTTTTAAAGACTGGAGTTGCATACAACAGTTGTGTTATGCAATAGGTGAAATATCccaactttgtggggccaccaccatACTGTAAAAGTAAAATCCACTTAGTCCATTTCGTGAGAGTCCTTATGTTTGCCGTGGAACAACACCAACATTGTTACGAGGAAAATCAAACTGACTTATTGTACAAAACATGCGACCGATCACACAGGTGTTGTATAAGAACTGAATTAACTAGAAGTTACCTAAATGAACTCCTTAAAAGTTATTGAGGCATCAATTACTAGATGAGCCAACCTTGAATGACTAACATTGAGCTGAACTAATCAAAGGTAAAGCTTTGTAGCGTGACTTACTTGACGAGCCAACCTGATAGATCCTGACTTGAGAAACGGAATGTAACACTCCCATAGGGTTCCACTGttacatatggtgtggcccacatgagctatggatggCCCTCAATTTTAGGCACATGCCCTAACTTTGAtgggcaaaactgatgaacggtgtggatttgtcacatcatttctgtggggcccactctcttaaaaaatatatatataacaaaaaaaaaaacacaaagtgATGTGTTGACTCACGGCACCCCATGAACAAAACCTCTTTTCcacgactctctctctttccttcttctccgcCATACATTTGTGCACATGGACCCATCCATCATGCatgccatcatcatggtgggacccactcctcaatctaaaccattcattgaaCCCGACCCTTGATTAACCTTAGCCCTTGAAATCTTTTGCCTAAAAATATTTTACGTGACTCACCTTGAAGCTTGATTTGAACTAAATTTTTTTAGCATTAGGATCTATGGAACTTgattaatggcctgatttttctcagccattatggtggaccctacatcacTACCGACTCCTCACGGTTACAACAACTGAAAGAAGAAATCTGCCTTGTGCACGAAGTCACGTTAGAACATGTTCCCTCCTCTCTTAGACTCATTCATATACAAATGTTCTCTCTTACGAATGTGAAAATTCTCCTCAATGATTCCAGTCTGCTCACTCATCGATTCATAGCCGTTGAAAAGCATACCATTgagatctctaaaataaataaataaaaaatcacttcttcttttttatttctcaATTTCATCCAACTAGCTGCTGCACTTTCCAAGTTCAGAATCGACCAACAAAATCAATCCAAGTTTCAATCTGTGGAGCTCACAAGCTTTGTACGGTCTATAAGAACCATCCACAACTGTCAGTGTTGCAAAATGCATCAATTCATATTCTGACATGATCATCTTCTTCATCTATACCACTACCGTCTGATATATGTAAACAAGTATTACGCTAAGTAAATCTTTTCACGAGgcatgtaacaaccctaaattttggtacattattaaaaaattaaattaaatatttaaagattttatttttaaataaaaaataaaaaacaagtcaatagttgagttggtagcgaaattcttagttgagagagaggtttagggattgattattgaagtggtaataataaattttttattaaatatcataaaaaaattcaaactcaggataagggaggatgtgctcatcctatcttatttTAAAAGGGATACTGAaggtttctgcattaaaaaaaaaaaggagataggaagccctaaagtaaaaggaagaagaaattttaagaaggctcgatcaggtaagttctaatcgttagatctttttaactttttattatgttgttaatttcttcttgatctatacaatggatggcatggatcatccacaccatcattgtataggtgtgtagagtcaattttaataaagtaatgtttttataattttgGTCTAATttgtaatattttaggaataaattaaatggatggaatctgattatgctaagatagatctgtacggatcatatgatccttaaggccaaaatatacaagggccataatttttagatcaatctaacaatcagataggccacattagtcagatctaaaagtatTTAATAAAGGAATTTTaaatttttgcgcaagtgttggtatcacttggtgtagaaggtcgagatgggccatcggtgtatgtgtggttagatccacaccatccatctaatgtgtagagacaaaacatgataatacctcaaaaatctaaatgatctgaccatccgatggaccactccgatcaagtaattatcattcaattttataattttaaaaaggagaaaaaaatagaatagaaattttaattatttgattattttggatctggccacctaggatgttaatcagaggtgggccccaccatgtaataaaaacatatgaataataatgttgttgatataactgataggatttctgaattcaaaccaacataattaccttgtggattctacactaccagactcaggtgagtaacccaacttgtctcataattcattaaaattaaaataaatcattgtgattgttggattgatttactggtttgaatattttgatatgataattgtacgataaatttatatgtaaatattttaatcgagacaactatgccaaatatgaaaaatatgaatttacatatcatccttcattcattacattgcataatgcatggtcgatcctaggggccctccctgaaAGAAATGtcaatcctggtagagcgttaccagatgcgggctatgcccaagcctaccgaaaggtggaagcctatccaatgggtggatgcgggttgacgacctccaacccaagcagatggacgatcatcccatctgatgcattcatatatcattttacattcatatcattatacatgtatttatgtattattttaattgctatgattatgaaccatgctgggttatatcactaagcctggccagcttacatttttattgatgaaaaaaccgtacagaggagccattagcagatgatgcgacgcaagaaccggaaggatctactgtacctgaacacgacctgCCTGAAACATGACCATACCTATCCAAGGATGAAGTGGtagcattagaaaatttttaattatatgttttattttgttagcacagtttaattaacgaataatgcatactggcatttattttgagactttaagcaattatttagatttatttctttgtaataatgttagcatggaataaatatcattatattataatggtataataaattaataattttaaggttcattttattttaagagtcgtcaagatttatatatgtttagttgattggtgctaagtattatgcatatgtgattgagattatggtagaccttatattgaatataattattatctctgattaaactgattaataaattaaattagtacactttgtataCGAGTTAcaaactgaaactcgggtctgagggtgcacactctgtactcggatttcggggcgtgacaaggcATATTAAAAATAGATTTGACCATTAATTAATATCCATGGTCTTAGTATATATATTTACATCCTGTAATAAGTAAGTTGTTTCTCATATATTTGATCTAAAAGCAATATATAGTTGTAATATAAgccaactcactgagtcaattagcttgtaattattcatttattttcagAAGTTTTTGTATAGATAAAAACTCTA
This window encodes:
- the LOC131244331 gene encoding transcription factor PRE6-like, which encodes MSSRRSSRSRQSSTSRITDDQIIDLVSKLQALLPEIRDRRTDRVSASKVLQDTCNYIRSLHREVDDLSERLSELLATTDSAQAAIIRSLLM